The genomic region AGGAAAAAATTGTTCAAGTTGGTTCTCAAGAGGTACTCGTTAATTTTCAATTGAATCCCATGAACCCCCATTGAAAACGCGTTATTATGTAGGATGTTCTTatggttttcaattttttttgtgtaGGCGTTGGCGATACTAAAAGCGTCATTTGAGAGTAATGAAGTACTGACTAATGTATTTCTTGGAAAGAAGACTGGTGGAGGTTCGAGTTCGAGGATTTACCCGTCCACTACCGTCAGGAAAGCGCTTTACTTGGTACTAGTTTTCGCGTTTATAGGGATGATTGTCGAAAGCCAAGGAAAAATGAAGTGAACCCGAAGAATTCCGAATGTTATGTTTTAGTGTTATATTTATGTTTTTCTGGTTGTATGGAAACTTTAGTACTTTTGCACTGTTAATGAATGCTAAGCTTTCTAATTTGAAATGCATGTATAAGTTCTATGTAATGTTGGCATTCTGGTTGTATGGAAACTTAGTACTTTTGCACTGTCAATCTGAAACGAAGATTCTATCGGAACTTTCATGGTCGGATTTTGATCAATCTGAAATTAGATACTAAATCAATTTACTGACATCGCTAGCTCCATGTCATCAACTGTTAACAGTACAGCTGCGTATATAAAGAGCGCTGTTAACAACTATGATTACCGAGAATGAATTAAATTCTAAGAAATCAGATGCATAATCTGTTTGGTTTGATCAAACTTAAAGCATGAATACTAAGTTGTAACACTAGCAGAGTACTACTATCCCGAGTCCCGACTGTTGCAAGTTATACCCTACTACTGTTACAACTGAGTCGATTTAGTGCAGGAAATGGTATCAAGAGGAACACTTTCGCTGACATCTTCTCAGGAATTATATTCTGATATCTAATCTCCCCACTTATCGTAGACAGCAATTTCTTTGAGACGTTTAGCGTTTTAAAAATTTAACCGCTGTTAATTACAATTTTGGTATTCAAAAGTCTTGAAGAACATAAATTTGCAACTCTTCGACTGACCGTCTTCAATGACTGTCTTTCCATGTTCTAGCATTCTGAACTGaaaaatttaattatattaaaggGCTTTCATCTGTATAAAAAGACTCATCACATTTGTGTAATCAGTAGATATAATCAGACCATGGCAAAACCTCAAGTACAATTGAAGCTGTTAGTCGACACCACGACTAACAAAGTTTTATTTGCTGAAGCCGGTAAAGACTTCGTGGATTTTCTGTTCCATTTCATGTCTTTGCCGGTTGGTACTGTCGTGAACTTGATTACGATACCAGACATGGTTGGCTGCCTTGGAACCCTCTATAAAAGCATCCAATCCCTTAACTCTGACTACTTTGAACCAAACCTCTCCAAAAATACGGTCCTCAAGTCATCGGCTCAAGTCGATGTTCCTCTGTTGTCGTTGACTAATTCCCAGGCCGCTGCTGGCAATCGCTTTTACCACTGCAATAGTATGTGTCGCACGTACAGTTCAGCCTCAGACCGACACCAGTACTATGTGACTGATGACCCTAGCGTAGAATGTCCGAAGTGTCATAACAAAACGTCACGGGAGATGGTCTATGTGACCGCGAAAGAGTCCACTGATGTGGCAAGTTCAAGCAGCAAAAGTAACGGATTTGTCAAAGGGGTGGTGACGTATATGGTGATGGATAATCTTGATGTCAAGCCCATGTCGACAATATCAGGGATTACTCTCATGAACCAGTTTCATGTCAAGGATATCGGTTGCCTTGTCGAGAAAGAAGTTCAAGTTACTCTCAAAGAGGTTCTTTTATTATTTTCGCTCCTACATTTTAATTTGCTGTTCTTTTAATAGTATAATCTCGACTGATAGATGCAATTTTTCTGCACAGGGTGTAGCTATACTGAAGGCATCTATGGAGACCCAAGCTGTGCTGACGACCGTCTTCCTCAAAAAGCGAAAGATTTAGTCTCATTTCTACTATCTAGCCGAATCTTGCTTGTTTGCTTCATCGCTTCAATAAAATTAAATAGTGTCTGTCGTTTTGATTTTGTTCATCAATGTTACGGATTATCCAATATTATGTTCTCTGGATCTATATTAGCCTCTTCTCGCGGTTGTATTTCATGATTTAAAATCCAAGTTTCTTTTATCGATTAAGTCGCTCCAAGTTAATGTTGCGAATTTCACCAGAACAAGCGGCGAGGACTGTATTTTTAAAATCGGCTTTCATTGGACAGTAAAATGATCCGACTGACACGATTAAATCAACTCAGAACGAAGCATAAACGACGTCCCAAATGTGACTAAATAACCGAACACACTATAATAGTGAAATATGAATAGAAAGGACTAATCTACATGACAAAGCGACCACCTACGCGGCTACGTATAATTTGATGGCATAATTAGGATTAATAATGAACAGGGCAGCCGGAAACCACAATGCCAGGAGCGGTAGGACAAGACGCCAAGGGGCAATGATCGATCTCAGTTCCCCACCATTTCagatttttgttattattttgtaACCCGAAGAAAATCAAAACAGCCATAAAAGCAGTTCCGGCATCCAAAGCTGCAGACAGGACATAATTGTATTTCTTCCACCATTCTTTCCTGTACTTGAATACGAAAAAATTGAAAATCATACCCGTCACCAACCAACTGGCTATATTGGTAGGTGTCGCGGGTGGCATTCCTGCAAAACCATATGATATGACCGGAATATTAATCAGAGGAATCCATTTATTTTTCGGAAATATCTTATGGAGCAACCAGACGGGCACGGGTAAGAACGCTCCAATTAGGAATAGCCACACCAAGTTCCTGTACAGCCCTCCTGGCCCAAACAGCCTCTGCGGTCCAATCAAGCCCCAAATCACAGATGCATCAAAGGTAACTCGGAATTTAGGGCATGTCCATGGACTGTTGGGATCGAGAGATTCCACGTCGCATATGTTATCTACCGTGGCTAACATCCACCATGCTACTGCAAGGTTGACGATCCCAGCTACCAGTGTTCCGACAAGCTGCAaaaaatgcgcggtatttatagaattattttaagaaaaaaaaattgaactataCAACCAATCAAAAAAATTCATGAAATATATAGTATTATATATTTTtaaacaaaattaatgaaattgtttATAAATTTTTTATTAGCATATCTTTTAGTTATGATTTAGTATACAAAGAACGaattttttattacaaaaatCTTAGAGAGAAATTTTAAATAGGAAATGtgatttaggcgggaaaacttgaaACTTTTActattcttttagtatataggggattaaGGCTCGCTAACTTGGAGCTACAAACCCGTATTTATTTACTGACACTACGCCAATTAACTACTCTAACAACGGTTTTGAAAGAAAAATACCTGAGCTGTGTACAAGCTCCTGGGTGGTATCTTCATATAATGCCCAAGTTTAAGATCAGATAAAAACGAGAGGGCGTGGACGGTACTGATACGCCCGTATATCTTGAACAACAGATTGGCTATAGGTTTTCCCGGGTAGATATATCCGAATATGAACTGTGCTATAATATCGTAACCAGGTTGCTGCATTCACACCCAAACAAACGTCAACAAGTGAAGATATTCGtcaaagcaaatgtaaacaattgactgggacggagggagtactatgTACCTGGTTAGTAGTTGCTTGAATAACGCCGATAGGAAGAGTGACTACCCACGCCAAAGCGAATGCAAGTAGCAAAGCCCACCAAGGTACTTGAACCTGGTCCTTCCAAATGAAGGACATTAAGAGGGACAACAAAACACTTGGAATTAATAGTATAAGGAACCAATATTCCGGAACTTGTTTGTATTTGGTCATCAGCTTTGCATGAATATCTTGCTTCATGTTTTGGACTGCTGACCGGCTTTGCTTCCAGATATCACTGAACATCACaaaaaaactcaacgaaaatgTTATG from Silene latifolia isolate original U9 population chromosome 3, ASM4854445v1, whole genome shotgun sequence harbors:
- the LOC141646534 gene encoding uncharacterized protein LOC141646534, yielding MAKPQVQLKLLVDTTTNKVLFAEAGKDFVDFLFHFMSLPVGTVVNLITIPDMVGCLGTLYKSIQSLNSDYFEPNLSKNTVLKSSAQVDVPLLSLTNSQAAAGNRFYHCNSMCRTYSSASDRHQYYVTDDPSVECPKCHNKTSREMVYVTAKESTDVASSSSKSNGFVKGVVTYMVMDNLDVKPMSTISGITLMNQFHVKDIGCLVEKEVQVTLKEGVAILKASMETQAVLTTVFLKKRKI